In one window of Branchiostoma lanceolatum isolate klBraLanc5 chromosome 15, klBraLanc5.hap2, whole genome shotgun sequence DNA:
- the LOC136421039 gene encoding tumor necrosis factor ligand superfamily member 13-like, translating into MAEETELPKSYDNAGNQKANRRAENLPWCFLQGFLLCVVVVLAYRNMVVERENAELSGRLMEVERKLQGLDRKVQTLWNEEDQPKNDKEVQSGQINRIDDDASAKRMKRDKPLETASIPLVEEQHVGRRDVIGVHVQAHSDEQAADPEKKDYKIPKGHDILTKWDPLSNPGEGFHLMDGYLYVKRTGLYFIYSQILYIDDPNAAPGIEATNHSVVVNKEVFLTCVHSMVSDPPWDTCHTAGIHTLEAGSSIAISIKCDECTISLSSDTTFFGAVMLKEYEQKSSSSFDFVSTFF; encoded by the exons ATGGCCGAAGAGACAGAACTACCAAAAAGCTATGACAATGCGGGCAATCAAAAGGCCAATAGACGTGCAGAGAACCTGCCATGGTGTTTCCTTCAAGGTTTTCTACTCTGTGTTGTGGTAGTTCTCGCGTACCGCAACATGGTGGTAGAAAGGGAGAATGCAGAGTTGTCAGGAAGGTTGATGGAAGTCGAGAGAAAGTTGCAGGGATTGGATAGAAAGGTGCAAACCCTCTGGAACGAGGAAGATCAGCCTAAGAACGACAAAGAGGTTCAAAGTGGTCAG ATCAACCGCATCGATGATGACGCAAGCGCCAAACGGATGAAACGAGACAAACCACTGGAAACAG CAAGCATCCCTCTAGTCGAAGAACAACATGTGGGCCGTCGG GATGTGATAGGGGTACATGTTCAAGCACATTCAG ATGAACAAGCCGCAGATCCAGAAAAGAAAGACTACAAAATTCCAA AGGGTCATGACATCCTGACCAAGTGGGACCCACTCAGCAACCCGGGTGAGGGGTTCCACCTTATGGATGGATACCTCTACGTGAAAAGGACCGGTCTTTACTTCATCTATAGCCAG ATCCTTTACATCGACGATCCTAACGCTGCTCCTGGGATTGAGGCCACAAACCACTCCGTTGTTGtcaacaaggaggttttccTGACCTGCGTTCACTCCATGGTGTCAGACCCTCCCTGGGACACGTGTCACACGGCAGGCATCCACACCCTGGAGGCTGGCAGCTCTATCGCCATAAGCATCAAATGTGATGAGTGTACGATTTCACTTAGTAGCGATACTACATTCTTTGGTGCCGTCATGCTTAAGGAGTATGAGCAAAAATCGTCTTCATCTTTTGACTTTGTCAGCacatttttctga